A single window of Dermacentor albipictus isolate Rhodes 1998 colony chromosome 1, USDA_Dalb.pri_finalv2, whole genome shotgun sequence DNA harbors:
- the LOC135909632 gene encoding uncharacterized protein — protein MSTSQDVLTSRTTCDGTVAEIEKVTKSWLRHAKERMERKAVKHPDNGRTNDEAALPTDLGEASIMEETSRRLLDIEADNDDSDL, from the exons ATGAGCACGTCCCAAG atgtccTAACAAGCAGAACTACTTGTGATGGAACAGTGGCTGAAATAGAGAAAGTGACAAAGTCATGGTTGCGACacgcaaaagaaagaatggagcGCAAGGCTGTTAAACACCCAGATAATGGCAG AACCAATGacgaagcagcacttccaactgACCTGGGAGAAGCAAGCATCATGGAGGAAACGTCCCGCAGGCTGCTGGACATAGAAGCGGACAATGACGATTCTGACCTGTAA